In Micromonospora sp. WMMD980, the following are encoded in one genomic region:
- a CDS encoding peptide deformylase, producing MMTSPIERAADSFAAELARHRTGRGLSKKQLATLMGFDPSYVSHVEGRRHRPTEDFARRAEAVLEASGAIWQRFREYDELRHSRAAGTHRESPVPGQWLPPGTGLVVEREVATLTHTGDGYHCAIRRELYNAGTEPVTRYLVRVAVDRYPNDPGRSNRHHREHPLTFAELQLTAYRDDGGGREPMHWRAKHDRDAFKEIWLLFENDEGRFPLYPGDRVTIEYAYRAGRDKWGPWFQRAVRLPTRHLAVRLDLPADLDPKVWGAETSLSAEEGPLRTPIQRAVADDRVIYDWGTDDPPLNARYRMQWRFRSHAADAEPDTPPAGDTRVRASDRMRAVGIVQRGDDVLRQPARQFDLPAEEPHARQVVDRLAGMLTRLDELHPFSKGVGLAAPQLGLGWAAALVRPADRAAEPVVLLNPRVVDAAAETDEQYEGCLSFFDHRGLVPRPLRIDVEHAQWDGSRVITSFEYAMARLVAHEIDHLEGRLYVDRMAPNVPLVPVEEYRETGTPWRY from the coding sequence CTGATGACCTCACCGATCGAGCGTGCCGCCGACTCGTTCGCGGCCGAACTCGCCCGGCACCGGACCGGTCGAGGGCTGTCCAAGAAGCAGTTGGCGACGCTGATGGGCTTCGACCCGTCCTACGTCAGCCACGTCGAAGGGCGCCGGCACCGGCCCACCGAGGACTTCGCCCGCCGGGCCGAGGCCGTCCTGGAGGCCAGCGGCGCGATCTGGCAGCGCTTCCGGGAGTACGACGAGCTGCGGCACAGCCGGGCCGCCGGAACCCACCGGGAATCACCCGTCCCCGGCCAGTGGTTGCCCCCGGGGACCGGCCTGGTGGTCGAACGCGAGGTCGCCACGCTCACCCACACCGGCGACGGCTACCACTGCGCGATCCGCCGCGAGCTCTACAACGCCGGCACCGAGCCGGTCACCCGCTACCTGGTCCGGGTCGCCGTCGACCGCTACCCCAACGACCCGGGCCGCTCCAACCGGCACCACCGGGAACACCCGCTCACGTTCGCCGAGCTGCAACTCACCGCCTACCGGGACGATGGCGGCGGGCGGGAGCCGATGCACTGGCGGGCCAAGCACGACCGGGACGCGTTCAAGGAGATCTGGCTGCTCTTCGAGAACGACGAGGGCCGCTTCCCGCTCTACCCGGGCGACCGGGTCACCATCGAGTACGCCTACCGCGCCGGCCGGGACAAGTGGGGCCCCTGGTTCCAGCGCGCCGTACGCCTGCCCACCCGGCACCTGGCGGTGCGGCTCGACCTGCCCGCCGACCTGGACCCGAAGGTGTGGGGCGCGGAGACCTCGCTGTCGGCCGAGGAAGGGCCGCTGCGTACCCCGATCCAGCGCGCCGTGGCGGACGACCGGGTGATCTACGACTGGGGGACCGACGACCCGCCGCTGAACGCCCGTTACCGGATGCAGTGGCGGTTCCGCAGCCACGCGGCGGACGCCGAACCGGACACGCCGCCCGCCGGCGACACCCGGGTGCGCGCCAGCGACCGGATGCGCGCGGTGGGCATCGTGCAACGCGGCGACGACGTGCTCCGGCAGCCCGCCCGCCAGTTCGACCTGCCGGCCGAGGAACCGCACGCCCGGCAGGTGGTGGACCGGCTCGCCGGCATGCTGACCCGCCTCGACGAACTGCACCCGTTCAGCAAGGGCGTGGGGCTCGCCGCGCCGCAGCTCGGGCTCGGCTGGGCCGCCGCGCTGGTCCGCCCCGCCGACCGGGCCGCCGAGCCGGTCGTGCTGCTCAACCCCCGGGTGGTCGACGCCGCCGCGGAGACCGACGAGCAGTACGAGGGCTGCCTCTCCTTCTTCGACCACCGCGGCCTGGTGCCCCGGCCGCTGCGGATCGACGTGGAACACGCCCAGTGGGACGGCAGTCGGGTCATCACGTCCTTCGAGTACGCGATGGCGCGGCTGGTCGCCCACGAGATCGACCACCTGGAGGGGCGGCTCTACGTCGACCGGATGGCGCCCAACGTGCCGCTGGTGCCGGTCGAGGAATACCGCGAGACCGGCACCCCCTGGCGCTACTGA
- a CDS encoding ferric iron reductase yields the protein MPGRDVATPFAPVTATLRAMFGTDDLPGLAPGLLVRDQLDRWAPAARLIDGTLLPEFLTAAGRRWGGTPHACAALAWKSYSYWTALPAVLGWASARRVPLLHPTDVLVHFEDHHQLLTLGLHASTGVAVLPGDPLALAGAPAVRVVADEDALLGALRASLLDAHFAPLIAAIQREVRIGTRTLLGSVASGIAHGILRAADALPGPTTATVGTLLDALDLADLVELVPGPAGEPTVQRRTCCLAFTLPRPKVCQGCCVRQG from the coding sequence ATGCCGGGGCGCGACGTCGCCACCCCGTTCGCCCCGGTGACCGCCACCCTGCGCGCCATGTTCGGCACCGACGACCTGCCCGGGCTCGCGCCCGGCCTGCTGGTCCGCGACCAGCTGGACCGCTGGGCGCCGGCCGCCCGCCTGATCGACGGCACGCTGCTCCCCGAGTTCCTCACCGCCGCCGGCCGCCGCTGGGGCGGCACCCCGCACGCCTGCGCCGCGCTCGCCTGGAAGTCCTACAGCTACTGGACCGCGCTGCCGGCCGTGCTCGGCTGGGCCTCGGCACGCCGGGTGCCACTGCTCCACCCCACCGACGTGCTCGTGCACTTCGAGGACCACCACCAGTTGCTCACCCTGGGCCTGCACGCCTCCACCGGCGTGGCGGTGCTGCCCGGCGACCCGCTGGCGCTGGCCGGCGCGCCCGCCGTGCGGGTGGTCGCCGACGAGGACGCCCTGCTCGGCGCGCTGCGCGCGTCGCTGCTCGACGCCCACTTCGCCCCGCTGATCGCCGCCATCCAGCGCGAGGTCCGGATCGGTACCCGTACCCTGCTCGGCTCGGTGGCCTCCGGCATCGCGCACGGCATCCTGCGCGCGGCGGACGCGCTGCCCGGCCCGACCACCGCGACCGTCGGCACGCTGCTCGACGCGCTCGACCTGGCCGACCTGGTCGAACTGGTGCCCGGCCCGGCCGGTGAGCCGACCGTGCAGCGGCGCACCTGCTGCCTCGCCTTCACGCTGCCCCGGCCGAAGGTCTGCCAGGGCTGCTGCGTCCGCCAGGGCTGA
- a CDS encoding glycosyl hydrolase family 18 protein, whose product MKLRQKILAATAVAATSIAIAIAPMSTSSAAAACYPAWSASQVYVGGGQSSYQGVNYQAKWWTQNENPATHSGQWDVWANQGTCGGTTPTTPPPTGPTNPPPAGKMAAAPYVYPGWGNPPAPSTITGQGVRAFTVAFVLANGCNPVWDGESGLTGGVHQSWINQAKAAGATIVPSIGGWQGNKLGPNCSTPEALAGAYQKVIDTFGLKAIDIDIENYDEFENYTVADRIVRALGIIKRNNPGVTTILTFGTTTSGPNVHGVRLINQARALNANVDVFTIMPFDFGGGSDMYTSTRNAAEGLKNQLKSTFGWNDQTAYAHMGISGMNGLSDQQEVTTPETWTRIRDYARSNGLARFTFWAVNRDRGCAGGGVVSNCSGIAQSDWEFSRISAGF is encoded by the coding sequence ATGAAGCTCAGGCAGAAGATCCTCGCCGCGACCGCGGTAGCGGCCACCTCCATCGCGATCGCGATCGCCCCGATGTCCACGTCGAGCGCCGCCGCGGCCTGCTACCCGGCCTGGTCCGCGTCCCAGGTGTACGTCGGCGGCGGCCAGTCGTCCTACCAGGGCGTCAACTACCAGGCCAAGTGGTGGACCCAGAACGAGAACCCGGCCACCCACAGCGGCCAGTGGGACGTCTGGGCCAACCAGGGCACCTGCGGCGGCACCACCCCGACCACCCCGCCGCCCACCGGACCGACCAACCCGCCGCCGGCCGGCAAGATGGCCGCCGCGCCGTACGTCTACCCCGGCTGGGGCAACCCGCCGGCGCCCTCGACGATCACCGGTCAGGGCGTCCGCGCGTTCACCGTCGCGTTCGTGCTGGCGAACGGCTGCAACCCGGTCTGGGACGGGGAGAGCGGCCTGACCGGCGGCGTCCACCAGTCCTGGATCAACCAGGCCAAGGCGGCCGGCGCGACGATCGTCCCGTCGATCGGCGGCTGGCAGGGCAACAAGCTCGGCCCGAACTGCTCGACCCCGGAGGCCCTCGCCGGCGCGTACCAGAAGGTCATCGACACGTTCGGCCTCAAGGCCATCGACATCGACATCGAGAACTACGACGAGTTCGAGAACTACACGGTCGCCGACCGCATCGTGCGCGCCCTGGGCATCATCAAACGCAACAACCCGGGCGTCACCACGATCCTGACCTTCGGCACCACCACGAGCGGGCCGAACGTGCACGGCGTCCGACTGATCAACCAGGCCCGGGCACTGAACGCGAACGTGGACGTCTTCACCATCATGCCGTTCGACTTCGGCGGCGGCAGTGACATGTACACCAGCACCCGCAACGCCGCCGAGGGCCTGAAGAACCAACTGAAGTCCACGTTCGGCTGGAACGACCAGACGGCGTACGCCCACATGGGCATCTCCGGCATGAACGGCCTCTCCGACCAGCAGGAGGTGACCACGCCGGAGACCTGGACGCGAATCCGTGACTACGCCAGGAGCAACGGGCTCGCCCGATTCACCTTCTGGGCGGTGAACCGGGATCGCGGCTGCGCCGGCGGCGGCGTGGTCTCCAACTGCAGTGGCATCGCCCAGAGCGACTGGGAATTCAGCCGGATCTCGGCTGGCTTCTGA
- a CDS encoding HAMP domain-containing sensor histidine kinase — translation MRAKLTLSYAGFLVLAGALLLTAVWVFLLRYVPDRAMLIVPGSADTLTPGVFPVRSNLLRVFAPRAAETLAFLLAFGLLGGWILAGRMLAPLTRITEAARTAGTGSLSRRIRMPGRRDEFRELSDAFDTMLDQLESHVAEQRRFAANASHELRTPLAISRTLLDVAREDPTRDRDELVARLHEVNRRAIDLTEALLLLGRGDRGVATRERVDLSLLAEEATETLLPVAEQRRVALDVTGGPALTSGSAELLLRMVANLVQNAVVHNRSEGGTVTVHTAASGDSAVLRVANTGPSLRPDLVPTLTEPFRRGTTRVRADGHAGAGLGLAIVRSVVHAHGGTLDLACGRAGGLVVTVRLPGPT, via the coding sequence GTGCGCGCCAAGCTCACCCTCAGCTATGCCGGGTTCCTCGTGCTGGCCGGCGCCCTGCTGCTCACCGCCGTCTGGGTGTTCCTGCTGCGGTACGTCCCCGACCGGGCCATGCTCATCGTCCCCGGCTCCGCCGACACGCTCACCCCCGGCGTCTTCCCGGTCCGGTCCAACCTGCTGCGCGTCTTCGCGCCGAGGGCGGCCGAGACGCTGGCGTTCCTGCTGGCGTTCGGGCTCCTCGGCGGCTGGATCCTCGCCGGCCGGATGCTCGCCCCGCTGACCCGGATCACGGAGGCGGCCCGGACCGCCGGGACCGGATCGCTGTCCCGACGGATCCGGATGCCCGGTCGGCGGGACGAGTTCCGGGAACTCTCCGACGCGTTCGACACGATGCTCGACCAGCTCGAGTCGCACGTCGCCGAGCAGCGGCGGTTCGCCGCGAACGCCTCGCACGAGCTGCGTACCCCGCTGGCGATCTCGCGGACGCTGCTCGACGTCGCCCGCGAGGACCCGACGCGGGACCGCGACGAACTCGTCGCGCGCCTGCACGAGGTCAACCGGCGGGCGATCGACCTCACCGAGGCGCTTCTGCTGCTCGGTCGCGGCGACCGCGGGGTCGCCACCCGCGAGCGGGTCGACCTCTCCCTGCTCGCCGAGGAGGCCACCGAGACGCTGCTCCCCGTCGCCGAGCAGCGCCGGGTCGCCCTCGACGTCACCGGCGGCCCGGCCCTGACCAGCGGCTCCGCGGAGCTGCTGCTGCGGATGGTGGCCAACCTCGTGCAGAACGCCGTCGTCCACAACCGGTCCGAAGGTGGCACGGTGACGGTGCACACCGCGGCGTCCGGCGACAGCGCCGTGCTGCGGGTGGCGAACACCGGGCCCTCGCTCCGACCGGACCTGGTGCCGACGCTCACCGAGCCGTTCCGGCGAGGCACCACACGGGTACGCGCCGACGGGCACGCGGGCGCCGGCCTCGGCCTGGCCATCGTGCGCAGCGTCGTCCACGCCCACGGCGGTACGCTCGATCTGGCGTGCGGTCGGGCCGGCGGGCTCGTCGTCACGGTGCGGCTGCCCGGCCCGACCTGA
- a CDS encoding globin domain-containing protein, whose translation MENVARLLKESWALVEEHGERLCGHFYARLFLLDPELRKLFPVQMSGQRDRLLEAIVTAAQTMDDPETFDDYLRGLGRDHRKYHVTPEHYETLGVALLDGLRSVAGDGWNLEYDQAWRDAYAGISERMQAGAEADGNPPFWHAEVLTHERHGADTAVLTVRALQDPLPWQAGQYVSVEVPRHLPRTWRTYSVANAPNEENLLEFHVRTPDGGAGWVSGALVRRTRPGDLLRLAGPMGSMTLDPDSTRDVLCVAGGVGLAPIKALVEELTRVNRTRWVHVFYGARHPDELYGLPGLEELVATHPWLSVTPACSDDPDFAGEIGDISEVVTRYGPWTTHDCYVSGSAAMVRATLRALAADDVPPDHIRYDTFGAL comes from the coding sequence GTGGAGAACGTCGCGCGGCTGCTGAAGGAGAGCTGGGCCCTCGTCGAGGAGCACGGGGAGCGCCTCTGCGGCCACTTCTACGCCCGGCTGTTCCTGCTCGACCCGGAGCTGCGCAAGCTCTTCCCGGTGCAGATGAGCGGGCAGCGGGACCGCCTGCTGGAAGCGATCGTCACGGCCGCCCAGACGATGGACGACCCGGAGACGTTCGACGACTACCTGCGCGGGCTGGGCCGGGACCACCGGAAGTACCACGTGACGCCGGAGCACTACGAGACGCTCGGCGTCGCGCTGCTGGACGGGCTGCGCAGCGTCGCCGGGGACGGCTGGAACCTGGAGTACGACCAGGCGTGGCGGGACGCGTACGCGGGGATCAGCGAGCGGATGCAGGCCGGCGCGGAGGCGGACGGGAACCCGCCGTTCTGGCACGCCGAGGTGCTGACCCACGAGCGGCACGGCGCGGACACGGCGGTGCTGACCGTGCGGGCCCTGCAGGACCCGCTGCCGTGGCAGGCCGGCCAGTACGTGAGCGTGGAGGTGCCGCGCCACCTCCCGCGCACCTGGCGCACGTACTCGGTGGCGAACGCGCCGAACGAGGAGAACCTGCTGGAGTTCCACGTCCGCACGCCGGACGGGGGCGCCGGTTGGGTGTCCGGCGCGCTGGTCCGCCGGACCAGGCCGGGTGACCTGCTGCGGCTGGCCGGACCGATGGGGTCGATGACGCTCGACCCGGATTCCACCCGGGACGTCCTCTGCGTCGCGGGCGGGGTCGGGCTGGCCCCGATCAAGGCACTGGTGGAGGAGTTGACCCGGGTCAACCGGACCCGCTGGGTGCACGTCTTCTACGGCGCCCGCCACCCGGACGAGCTGTACGGGCTGCCGGGTCTGGAGGAGCTGGTGGCCACGCACCCGTGGCTGTCGGTGACGCCGGCGTGCAGCGACGACCCGGACTTCGCCGGCGAGATCGGCGACATCTCCGAGGTGGTCACCCGGTACGGGCCGTGGACCACGCACGACTGCTACGTCTCCGGCTCGGCCGCCATGGTCCGGGCGACCCTGCGGGCGCTCGCCGCCGACGACGTCCCGCCGGACCACATCCGCTACGACACGTTCGGCGCCCTCTAG
- a CDS encoding tannase/feruloyl esterase family alpha/beta hydrolase — MRRTSTAVLAALAIMILPPPPSARAAPGGCAGLTRLPGVESAVADADYCDVRGTLPPHERYEIKLPLRNWTGQYVQQGCSGLCGAVPDLTLPLFGFRCAPAVDKRIVLAASDSGHTGADLGDGNWGAHDLAARIDFGLTSEHKLRVFADVVTGAFYGHGPAYRYFDGCSTGGRQGLNLAERFPTDFDGVLAGAPAHNLAPLALANAWLARKNKGDILPAAKLPVLHAAVQRACGELIEDPRTCGFQPASIRCPGADRPDCLTGEQVAVAVAAYRGPSDARRRNLYNGGFAYGSELSWNGSFVGPDPFAARIALAYFRNLAYPKNPPADFTLDDVTFTEATFDRLQVLGDAVYNATSPDLSTFRAHGGKLIVYHGWADAQISPFSTLDWYAAVERHAGGFAASQRFSRLYMIPGGYHCLFGPEVDRPSEVGVPEFLTPLMSWVERGEAPDAIDVPTITSTDPPDLVRFRTVDPSDALSPPPAAPGSLNANYHYLGG; from the coding sequence ATGAGGCGAACATCGACGGCCGTGCTGGCCGCCCTGGCGATCATGATCCTGCCGCCGCCGCCGTCCGCCCGGGCCGCGCCGGGTGGCTGCGCCGGGCTGACCCGGCTGCCCGGCGTGGAGTCCGCGGTGGCGGACGCCGACTACTGCGACGTGCGGGGCACGCTGCCGCCGCACGAGAGATACGAGATCAAGCTGCCGCTGCGCAACTGGACCGGGCAGTACGTCCAGCAGGGTTGCAGCGGCCTCTGCGGCGCGGTGCCCGACCTGACCCTGCCGCTGTTCGGATTCCGGTGCGCGCCCGCGGTGGACAAGCGGATCGTGCTGGCCGCCTCCGACAGCGGGCACACCGGCGCCGACCTCGGCGACGGCAACTGGGGGGCGCACGACCTGGCGGCCCGGATCGACTTCGGACTGACCTCGGAGCACAAGCTCAGGGTGTTCGCCGACGTGGTGACCGGAGCGTTCTACGGCCACGGACCGGCCTACCGCTACTTCGACGGCTGCTCCACGGGCGGCCGGCAGGGCCTGAACCTCGCCGAGCGGTTCCCAACCGATTTCGACGGCGTCCTGGCCGGCGCGCCCGCGCACAACCTGGCGCCGCTCGCCTTGGCCAACGCCTGGCTGGCGCGGAAGAACAAGGGTGACATCCTCCCCGCGGCGAAGCTGCCGGTGCTGCACGCCGCCGTGCAACGGGCCTGCGGCGAGCTGATCGAGGATCCTCGGACCTGCGGCTTCCAGCCCGCGTCCATCCGGTGCCCGGGCGCCGACCGGCCCGACTGCCTGACCGGCGAGCAGGTCGCGGTGGCGGTCGCGGCCTACCGCGGGCCGTCGGACGCGCGGCGCCGCAACCTCTACAACGGCGGATTCGCGTACGGGTCGGAACTGAGCTGGAACGGCTCGTTCGTCGGGCCGGACCCGTTCGCGGCGAGGATCGCGTTGGCGTACTTCAGGAACCTGGCGTACCCGAAGAACCCGCCGGCCGACTTCACCCTGGACGACGTCACCTTCACCGAGGCTACCTTCGACCGGCTCCAGGTCCTCGGCGACGCCGTCTACAACGCGACGTCACCCGACCTGTCCACGTTCCGCGCGCACGGCGGCAAGCTGATCGTCTACCACGGCTGGGCCGACGCGCAGATCTCGCCGTTCTCGACGCTCGACTGGTACGCCGCGGTCGAGCGGCACGCGGGCGGGTTCGCGGCGAGTCAGCGGTTCTCCCGGCTCTACATGATCCCGGGCGGGTACCACTGTCTGTTCGGGCCGGAGGTGGACCGGCCCAGCGAGGTCGGCGTTCCCGAGTTCCTGACGCCGCTGATGTCCTGGGTGGAGCGGGGCGAGGCGCCCGACGCGATCGACGTGCCCACGATCACCTCGACCGACCCGCCCGACCTGGTGCGCTTCCGCACCGTCGACCCGTCGGACGCGCTGTCCCCACCGCCGGCCGCGCCGGGCAGCCTGAACGCGAACTACCACTACCTCGGGGGCTGA
- a CDS encoding CPBP family intramembrane glutamic endopeptidase, with protein MTVDELARPVSRRVLGTETLLVLGLSLGQSAVYALVSLIGKLTASGGLSKQTAALNTSASARPYLDLTYQLLGIVFALLPVLLAVHLLARDPGDPARTLGVDLTRPGSDLVRGAGLAALIGLPGLALFWVAAQLGVNATLVPAALPDLWWAVPVLILAAVQNAVLEEVIVVGYLVTRLRQLNWRLGAVLATSAVLRGSYHLYQGFGAFVGNAVMGVIFGLVYLRTRRVAPLIVAHTVLDVVAFVGYALLPRSWFGWL; from the coding sequence GTGACGGTCGACGAGCTGGCCCGCCCGGTCTCCCGCCGGGTGCTGGGCACCGAGACGCTGCTGGTGCTCGGTCTCTCCCTCGGCCAGTCGGCCGTCTACGCGCTGGTCTCGCTGATCGGCAAGCTGACCGCGTCGGGTGGGCTGTCCAAGCAGACCGCCGCACTGAACACGTCCGCCTCGGCCCGGCCCTACCTCGACCTCACCTACCAACTACTCGGGATCGTCTTCGCGCTGCTGCCGGTGCTGCTCGCCGTACACCTGCTGGCCCGCGACCCCGGCGACCCGGCGCGGACGCTCGGCGTCGACCTCACGCGGCCCGGCTCCGACCTGGTCCGCGGCGCCGGCCTGGCCGCGCTCATCGGCCTGCCCGGGTTGGCCCTGTTCTGGGTGGCCGCCCAGCTCGGCGTGAACGCCACGCTGGTCCCGGCCGCGCTGCCGGACCTCTGGTGGGCGGTGCCGGTGCTGATCCTCGCCGCCGTGCAGAACGCGGTGCTGGAGGAGGTGATCGTGGTCGGCTACCTGGTCACCCGGCTGCGACAACTCAACTGGCGACTCGGCGCGGTGCTCGCGACCAGCGCGGTGCTGCGCGGCTCCTACCACCTCTACCAAGGCTTCGGCGCGTTCGTCGGCAACGCCGTGATGGGCGTGATCTTCGGGCTGGTCTACCTGCGCACCCGCCGGGTGGCCCCGCTCATCGTCGCGCACACGGTGCTCGACGTGGTCGCCTTCGTCGGCTACGCGCTGCTGCCGAGGTCCTGGTTCGGCTGGCTCTGA
- a CDS encoding class I SAM-dependent methyltransferase: protein MAEITGDQRVQAEVLEGLATAVNHRRWFVELAVPYLGDNPIEIGSGLGDYALEWAAHIPRITATEADPDRLVKLKERLSQHPGVEVRQMLLPHTERGDYSAAVSYNVLEHIDDHVGALRSMRDLVRPGGAVIIIVPAFQFAMGPADIATGHVRRYTKKTLGTAMTEAGLTVEKIHYANALGLIGYFMATKVFRLMPKEGPMVKVYDTLVLPATKAAEQRIRPPFGQSVFAVARV, encoded by the coding sequence ATGGCAGAGATCACTGGGGATCAGCGCGTCCAGGCGGAGGTGCTCGAAGGCCTGGCCACGGCGGTCAACCACCGGCGGTGGTTCGTCGAGCTGGCGGTGCCCTACCTCGGTGACAACCCCATCGAGATCGGCAGCGGCCTGGGCGACTACGCCCTCGAGTGGGCGGCGCACATCCCCCGGATCACCGCCACCGAGGCCGACCCCGACCGCCTGGTCAAGCTCAAGGAGCGACTCAGCCAGCACCCCGGCGTCGAGGTCCGGCAGATGCTGCTGCCGCACACCGAGCGGGGTGACTACAGCGCCGCCGTCTCCTACAACGTGCTGGAACACATCGACGACCACGTAGGCGCGCTGCGCAGCATGCGCGACCTGGTCCGGCCCGGCGGCGCGGTGATCATCATCGTGCCGGCGTTCCAGTTCGCCATGGGCCCGGCCGACATCGCGACCGGCCACGTGCGGCGCTACACCAAGAAGACGCTGGGCACGGCGATGACCGAGGCCGGGCTCACGGTCGAGAAGATCCACTACGCGAACGCGCTCGGCCTGATCGGCTACTTCATGGCCACCAAGGTCTTCCGGCTGATGCCGAAGGAGGGCCCGATGGTGAAGGTCTACGACACCCTGGTGCTGCCCGCCACCAAGGCCGCCGAGCAGCGCATCCGTCCCCCCTTCGGCCAGTCCGTCTTCGCGGTGGCCCGGGTGTAA
- a CDS encoding glycosyl hydrolase family 18 protein, which translates to MRRPALLVLAAVLAAGGTSVHLASSAAAAAACYPAWSSSTVYVGGGQASYQGVNYQAKWWTQNDNPATHSGQWDVWANQGTCGGTTPPTTPPPTTTPPTTRPPTTPPPTTTPPATTPPPTGNGQLPKHFLTGYWQNFDNPAREIRLRDVPARYDLVAVAFADATSTPGAVSFSIDAGLSASLGGYTDTDFKNDIATLHARGKKVVISVGGERGTISVASASAATNFANSIVNLIGTYGFDGVDIDLENGLNATYMGQALRDIRNRTSANLIITMAPQTIDMQSTGAQYFQLALAIKDILTVVHTQFYNSGAMLGCDNNAAYSQGSVNFIVAVACIQLENGLRPDQVSLGLPAAPSAAGGGYVNPTVVNQALDCLATGTNCGSVRPPRTYPGIRGAMTWSINWDVTNGNGFADTIRPHLDTLP; encoded by the coding sequence ATGCGCCGCCCCGCCCTCCTCGTCCTGGCCGCCGTGCTCGCCGCCGGTGGCACCTCCGTCCATCTGGCGTCGTCCGCCGCCGCGGCCGCCGCCTGCTACCCCGCCTGGTCGTCGTCCACCGTCTACGTCGGTGGCGGCCAGGCTTCCTACCAGGGCGTCAACTACCAGGCCAAGTGGTGGACCCAGAACGACAACCCGGCCACGCACAGCGGCCAGTGGGACGTCTGGGCCAACCAGGGCACCTGCGGCGGCACCACGCCGCCGACCACGCCACCACCGACCACGACGCCGCCCACCACGCGACCCCCGACCACCCCGCCGCCCACGACCACCCCGCCAGCCACCACGCCGCCACCGACCGGCAACGGTCAACTGCCGAAGCACTTCCTCACCGGCTACTGGCAGAACTTCGACAACCCGGCCCGGGAGATCCGGCTCCGCGACGTCCCGGCCCGCTACGACCTGGTGGCGGTCGCGTTCGCCGATGCGACGAGCACACCCGGCGCGGTGTCCTTCAGCATCGACGCGGGCCTGAGCGCCTCGCTCGGCGGCTACACCGACACCGACTTCAAGAACGACATCGCCACCCTGCACGCCCGCGGCAAGAAGGTCGTCATCTCGGTCGGCGGCGAGCGCGGCACCATCTCGGTCGCCAGTGCCAGCGCCGCGACCAACTTCGCCAACTCGATAGTCAACCTCATCGGAACCTACGGGTTCGACGGCGTCGACATCGACCTGGAGAACGGCCTCAACGCGACCTACATGGGTCAGGCGCTGCGCGACATCCGCAACCGGACGAGCGCCAACCTGATCATCACGATGGCACCGCAGACCATCGACATGCAGAGCACCGGCGCCCAGTATTTCCAACTCGCCCTCGCCATCAAGGACATCCTGACCGTCGTCCACACGCAGTTCTACAACTCCGGCGCGATGCTCGGCTGCGACAACAACGCCGCGTACAGCCAGGGATCGGTCAACTTCATCGTGGCGGTCGCCTGCATCCAGCTCGAGAACGGGCTCCGGCCGGACCAGGTCTCCCTGGGACTGCCGGCCGCGCCGAGCGCCGCCGGTGGCGGCTACGTCAACCCGACGGTGGTCAACCAAGCCCTCGACTGCCTCGCCACCGGCACCAACTGCGGCTCCGTCAGGCCGCCGCGCACCTACCCCGGCATCCGTGGCGCCATGACCTGGTCGATCAACTGGGACGTCACCAACGGCAACGGCTTCGCCGACACCATCCGCCCCCACCTCGACACCCTGCCCTGA
- a CDS encoding response regulator transcription factor, which translates to MRVLVVEDEPYLAEAVRDGLRLAAIAADIAGDGHTALELLGVNAYDLAVLDRDIPGPSGDEVARHIVASGSGIPILMLTAADRIDDKASGFELGADDYLTKPFELRELVLRLRALDRRRGHARPPVRRIAGLRLDPFRREVFRDGRHVALTRKQFAVLEVLVAAEGGVVGAEELLERAWDAHADPFTNAVRITVSALRKRLGEPWVIATVPGVGYRIQTPATGDERG; encoded by the coding sequence ATGCGGGTACTGGTCGTGGAGGACGAGCCCTACCTGGCCGAGGCCGTCCGGGACGGTCTGCGGCTGGCGGCGATCGCCGCCGACATCGCCGGCGACGGGCACACCGCCCTGGAACTGCTCGGCGTGAACGCGTACGACCTGGCGGTGCTCGACCGGGACATCCCCGGGCCCTCCGGCGACGAGGTCGCCCGGCACATCGTGGCCTCCGGCAGCGGCATCCCCATCCTCATGCTCACCGCCGCCGACCGGATCGACGACAAGGCATCCGGGTTCGAGCTGGGCGCCGACGACTATCTCACCAAGCCGTTCGAGCTGCGCGAACTCGTCCTGCGGCTGAGAGCGCTGGACCGCCGGCGCGGGCACGCCCGGCCTCCGGTGCGCCGGATCGCGGGCCTCCGGCTCGATCCCTTCCGGCGCGAGGTCTTCCGCGACGGGCGCCACGTCGCGCTCACCCGCAAACAGTTCGCCGTGCTGGAGGTCCTGGTCGCCGCGGAGGGCGGGGTGGTGGGCGCCGAGGAACTGCTGGAACGGGCCTGGGACGCGCACGCCGACCCGTTCACCAACGCGGTGCGCATCACGGTCTCCGCGCTGCGCAAGCGGCTCGGCGAACCCTGGGTCATCGCCACCGTGCCCGGCGTCGGCTACCGCATCCAGACGCCGGCGACCGGGGACGAGCGTGGCTAG